In Lutra lutra chromosome 13, mLutLut1.2, whole genome shotgun sequence, one genomic interval encodes:
- the IER5L gene encoding immediate early response gene 5-like protein: MECALDAQSLISISLRKIHSSRTQRGGIKLHKNLLVSYVLRNARQLYLSERYAELYRRQQQQQQQQQQQQPPHHQHQHLAYAAPGMPASAADFGPLQLGGGGDAEAREPAARHQLHQLHQLHQLHLQQQLHQHQHPAPRGCAAAAGAPAGGAGALSELPGCAALQPPHGAPHRGQPLEPLQPGPAPLPPPAPAALCPRDPRASAACSAPSAPPATAPQAAAGASPPASPAPASSPGFYRGAYPAPSDFGVHCSSQTTVLDLDTHVVTTVENGYLHQDCCASAHCPCCGQGAPGPGLASAAGCKRKYYPGQEEDEDDEEDAGDLGAEPPGGAQFAPCKRARFEDFCPDSSPDASNISNLISIFGSGFSGLVSRQPDSSEQPPPLNGQLCAKQALASLGAWTRAIVAF; the protein is encoded by the coding sequence ATGGAGTGCGCCCTGGACGCCCAGAGCCTGATCAGCATCTCCCTGCGCAAGATCCACAGCTCCCGGACCCAGCGCGGCGGCATCAAGCTGCACAAGAACCTCCTGGTGTCCTACGTGCTCCGCAACGCGCGCCAGCTCTACCTGAGCGAGCGCTACGCCGAGCTCTACCGgcgccagcagcagcagcagcagcagcagcaacagcagcagccgccccaccaccagcaccagcacctCGCGTACGCGGCACCCGGCATGCCGGCCAGCGCGGCCGACTTCGGCCCGCTCCAACTTGGCGGTGGCGGGGACGCGGAGGCGCGCGAGCCGGCCGCTCGGCACCAGCTGCACCAGCTCCACCAGCTCCACCAGCTGCACCTCCAGCAGCAGCTGCACCAGCACCAGCACCCGGCGCCCAGGGGCTGCGCGGCGGCGGCCGGGGCGCCCGCGGGCGGCGCGGGGGCGCTCTCGGAGCTGCCCGGGTGCGCCGCGCTCCAGCCGCCGCACGGCGCGCCCCACCGCGGGCAGCCCTTGGAGCCGCTGCAGCCGGGTCCtgcgccgctgccgccgcccgcTCCCGCCGCGCTCTGCCCGCGGGACCCTCGCGCCTCGGCCGCCTGCTCCGCGCCCTCCGCGCCCCCAGCGACCGCCCCTCAGGCCGCTGCTGGCGCCTCCCCGCCCGCCTCCCCGGCCCCCGCCTCCTCCCCAGGCTTCTACCGGGGCGCGTACCCGGCCCCCTCGGACTTCGGCGTGCACTGCAGCAGCCAGACCACCGTGCTGGACCTGGACACTCACGTGGTGACCACGGTGGAGAACGGCTACTTGCACCAGGACTGCTGCGCCTCCGCCCACTGCCCCTGCTGTGGCCAGGGCGCCCCAGGACCCGGCCTGGCGTCCGCCGCCGGCTGCAAGCGCAAGTATTACCCGGGCCAGGAGGAGGACGAAGACGACGAAGAGGACGCGGGCGACCTGGGAGCCGAACCCCCCGGGGGCGCCCAGTTCGCCCCCTGCAAGCGCGCCCGCTTCGAGGACTTCTGCCCGGACTCGTCCCCGGACGCGTCCAACATCTCAAACTTGATCTCCATCTTTGGCTCGGGCTTCTCGGGGCTGGTGAGCCGACAGCCGGACTCCTCCGAGCAGCCGCCGCCGCTCAACGGGCAGCTGTGCGCCAAGCAGGCGCTCGCCAGCCTCGGCGCCTGGACTCGAGCCATTGTCGCCTTCTAG